The proteins below come from a single Megalops cyprinoides isolate fMegCyp1 chromosome 5, fMegCyp1.pri, whole genome shotgun sequence genomic window:
- the mzt2b gene encoding mitotic-spindle organizing protein 2 isoform X5, giving the protein MAHPQQTASLSTGPESPALGVTVSGNVQKYAIKKKKVLNAEESELFELTQAAGIAMDQEVFKIIVDLLKMNVAPLAVFQTLKAMCAGQRISDTSAADNSTVSHASTAPPESRVRGKVGQSHGEKAGRDGSSQRVPRQPSATRGQKSGKSSGSSSSSSQLTSS; this is encoded by the exons ATGGCGCACCCCCAGCAGACCGCGTCGTTGTCGACGGGCCCGGAATCCCCGGCCCTGGGAGTCACGGTCAGCGGCAATGTCCAGAAGTACGCCATCAAGAAGAAGAAGGTCCTGAACGCCGAGGAGAGCGAGCTGTTCGAGCTGACGCAGGCGGCCGGCATCGCCATGGACCAGGAGGTCTTCAA GATCATCGTGGACCTGCTGAAGATGAACGTGGCCCCGCTGGCTGTCTTCCAGACGCTGAAGGCCATGTGCGCGGGCCAGAGGATCTCGGACACATCGGCAGCGGATAACTCCACAGTGTCACACGCATCCACTGCCCCCCCAGAGTCCAGAG TGCGCGGCAAGGTGGGACAGAGCCACGGGGAGAAGGCCGGCCGGGACGGGTCCAGCCAGCGCGTGCCACGCCAGCCCAGcgccaccagggggcagaaGAGCGGGAAGAGCTCAGGGAGCAGCAGTTCATCCTCCCAACTCACCTCCAGCTGA
- the mzt2b gene encoding mitotic-spindle organizing protein 2 isoform X1 — translation MAHPQQTASLSTGPESPALGVTVSGNVQKYAIKKKKVLNAEESELFELTQAAGIAMDQEVFKIIVDLLKMNVAPLAVFQTLKAMCAGQRISDTSAADNSTVSHASTAPPESRVDDSVVSGKSSKIPAPLPQPSGLRPARVNTKIVVYSPADACAPLSQGPPGSFHFTCCLFSPFAVRGKVGQSHGEKAGRDGSSQRVPRQPSATRGQKSGKSSGSSSSSSQLTSS, via the exons ATGGCGCACCCCCAGCAGACCGCGTCGTTGTCGACGGGCCCGGAATCCCCGGCCCTGGGAGTCACGGTCAGCGGCAATGTCCAGAAGTACGCCATCAAGAAGAAGAAGGTCCTGAACGCCGAGGAGAGCGAGCTGTTCGAGCTGACGCAGGCGGCCGGCATCGCCATGGACCAGGAGGTCTTCAA GATCATCGTGGACCTGCTGAAGATGAACGTGGCCCCGCTGGCTGTCTTCCAGACGCTGAAGGCCATGTGCGCGGGCCAGAGGATCTCGGACACATCGGCAGCGGATAACTCCACAGTGTCACACGCATCCACTGCCCCCCCAGAGTCCAGAG TAGACGACTCAGTTGTGTCTGGAAAGAGCAGTAAAATCCCCGCACCTCTCCCCCAGCCCTCTGGCCTGCGGCCGGCGAGAGTAAACACAAAGATTGTGGTCTACAGCCCGGCCGACGCTTGCGCTCCTCTCTCTCAAGGTCCCCCCGGTTCCTTCCACTTTACTTGCTGCCTGTTCTCTCCCTTTGCAG TGCGCGGCAAGGTGGGACAGAGCCACGGGGAGAAGGCCGGCCGGGACGGGTCCAGCCAGCGCGTGCCACGCCAGCCCAGcgccaccagggggcagaaGAGCGGGAAGAGCTCAGGGAGCAGCAGTTCATCCTCCCAACTCACCTCCAGCTGA
- the mzt2b gene encoding mitotic-spindle organizing protein 2 isoform X3: MAHPQQTASLSTGPESPALGVTVSGNVQKYAIKKKKVLNAEESELFELTQAAGIAMDQEVFKIIVDLLKMNVAPLAVFQTLKAMCAGQRISDTSAADNSTVSHASTAPPESRVDDSVVSGKSSKIPAPLPQPSGLRPARVNTKIVVYSPADACAPLSQVRGKVGQSHGEKAGRDGSSQRVPRQPSATRGQKSGKSSGSSSSSSQLTSS, translated from the exons ATGGCGCACCCCCAGCAGACCGCGTCGTTGTCGACGGGCCCGGAATCCCCGGCCCTGGGAGTCACGGTCAGCGGCAATGTCCAGAAGTACGCCATCAAGAAGAAGAAGGTCCTGAACGCCGAGGAGAGCGAGCTGTTCGAGCTGACGCAGGCGGCCGGCATCGCCATGGACCAGGAGGTCTTCAA GATCATCGTGGACCTGCTGAAGATGAACGTGGCCCCGCTGGCTGTCTTCCAGACGCTGAAGGCCATGTGCGCGGGCCAGAGGATCTCGGACACATCGGCAGCGGATAACTCCACAGTGTCACACGCATCCACTGCCCCCCCAGAGTCCAGAG TAGACGACTCAGTTGTGTCTGGAAAGAGCAGTAAAATCCCCGCACCTCTCCCCCAGCCCTCTGGCCTGCGGCCGGCGAGAGTAAACACAAAGATTGTGGTCTACAGCCCGGCCGACGCTTGCGCTCCTCTCTCTCAAG TGCGCGGCAAGGTGGGACAGAGCCACGGGGAGAAGGCCGGCCGGGACGGGTCCAGCCAGCGCGTGCCACGCCAGCCCAGcgccaccagggggcagaaGAGCGGGAAGAGCTCAGGGAGCAGCAGTTCATCCTCCCAACTCACCTCCAGCTGA
- the mzt2b gene encoding mitotic-spindle organizing protein 2 isoform X2, with the protein MAHPQQTASLSTGPESPALGVTVSGNVQKYAIKKKKVLNAEESELFELTQAAGIAMDQEVFKIIVDLLKMNVAPLAVFQTLKAMCAGQRISDTSAADNSTVSHASTAPPESRDDSVVSGKSSKIPAPLPQPSGLRPARVNTKIVVYSPADACAPLSQGPPGSFHFTCCLFSPFAVRGKVGQSHGEKAGRDGSSQRVPRQPSATRGQKSGKSSGSSSSSSQLTSS; encoded by the exons ATGGCGCACCCCCAGCAGACCGCGTCGTTGTCGACGGGCCCGGAATCCCCGGCCCTGGGAGTCACGGTCAGCGGCAATGTCCAGAAGTACGCCATCAAGAAGAAGAAGGTCCTGAACGCCGAGGAGAGCGAGCTGTTCGAGCTGACGCAGGCGGCCGGCATCGCCATGGACCAGGAGGTCTTCAA GATCATCGTGGACCTGCTGAAGATGAACGTGGCCCCGCTGGCTGTCTTCCAGACGCTGAAGGCCATGTGCGCGGGCCAGAGGATCTCGGACACATCGGCAGCGGATAACTCCACAGTGTCACACGCATCCACTGCCCCCCCAGAGTCCAGAG ACGACTCAGTTGTGTCTGGAAAGAGCAGTAAAATCCCCGCACCTCTCCCCCAGCCCTCTGGCCTGCGGCCGGCGAGAGTAAACACAAAGATTGTGGTCTACAGCCCGGCCGACGCTTGCGCTCCTCTCTCTCAAGGTCCCCCCGGTTCCTTCCACTTTACTTGCTGCCTGTTCTCTCCCTTTGCAG TGCGCGGCAAGGTGGGACAGAGCCACGGGGAGAAGGCCGGCCGGGACGGGTCCAGCCAGCGCGTGCCACGCCAGCCCAGcgccaccagggggcagaaGAGCGGGAAGAGCTCAGGGAGCAGCAGTTCATCCTCCCAACTCACCTCCAGCTGA
- the mzt2b gene encoding mitotic-spindle organizing protein 2 isoform X4, translating into MAHPQQTASLSTGPESPALGVTVSGNVQKYAIKKKKVLNAEESELFELTQAAGIAMDQEVFKIIVDLLKMNVAPLAVFQTLKAMCAGQRISDTSAADNSTVSHASTAPPESRDDSVVSGKSSKIPAPLPQPSGLRPARVNTKIVVYSPADACAPLSQVRGKVGQSHGEKAGRDGSSQRVPRQPSATRGQKSGKSSGSSSSSSQLTSS; encoded by the exons ATGGCGCACCCCCAGCAGACCGCGTCGTTGTCGACGGGCCCGGAATCCCCGGCCCTGGGAGTCACGGTCAGCGGCAATGTCCAGAAGTACGCCATCAAGAAGAAGAAGGTCCTGAACGCCGAGGAGAGCGAGCTGTTCGAGCTGACGCAGGCGGCCGGCATCGCCATGGACCAGGAGGTCTTCAA GATCATCGTGGACCTGCTGAAGATGAACGTGGCCCCGCTGGCTGTCTTCCAGACGCTGAAGGCCATGTGCGCGGGCCAGAGGATCTCGGACACATCGGCAGCGGATAACTCCACAGTGTCACACGCATCCACTGCCCCCCCAGAGTCCAGAG ACGACTCAGTTGTGTCTGGAAAGAGCAGTAAAATCCCCGCACCTCTCCCCCAGCCCTCTGGCCTGCGGCCGGCGAGAGTAAACACAAAGATTGTGGTCTACAGCCCGGCCGACGCTTGCGCTCCTCTCTCTCAAG TGCGCGGCAAGGTGGGACAGAGCCACGGGGAGAAGGCCGGCCGGGACGGGTCCAGCCAGCGCGTGCCACGCCAGCCCAGcgccaccagggggcagaaGAGCGGGAAGAGCTCAGGGAGCAGCAGTTCATCCTCCCAACTCACCTCCAGCTGA
- the zgc:193801 gene encoding uncharacterized protein zgc:193801 isoform X2, whose product MHCPFCSIAEAYQDPVILRAHYRVKHVDKGIDFAGLKVLRCCNHCEIVGTIKGEKKFKGAHWHCYRCRNGFNRRDEAIKHYKTHFRNPHTTFQIQITQEVNSRQYYEQSAEAHPKAYSGLAVSAGSNGDYSTIGPLLSQTVITTATSTDTLLTEVSKDSSVNNGIAVGAEETVGLSQQATGQQTLVLMDPDGETGSLIYDTTASIITDQGGESLDQSLMLEKQILELHQQNQALRADKEATEKKLQAEIQRLKDHVASLVQANVKMFEELQLYRTADGSEQRIKKLVESLEAQHRELLQTQLATLRKELLNRAGALPINGHTEVLQLSLPQEGEEAEGVEGAGTMSISFLSEDQSSGQEGGDGPALAGLEIMEVQLESNQTESEIKMESPIPVQVPAATAAAPIYPVEVLEGEQAVLSPAKRPSEGEPEGTGKTKLQRTT is encoded by the exons ATGCACTGCCCTTTCTGCAGCATCGCCGAGGCCTACCAGGACCCCGTCATCCTGCGGGCCCACTACCGCGTCAAGCACGTCGACAAGGGCATCGATTTCGCAG GCCTGAAGGTGCTGCGATGCTGCAACCATTGTGAGATTGTAGGCACCATCAAAGGGGAGAAGAAATTCAAGGGGGCCCACTGGCACTGCTACCGCTGCCGAAACGGCTTCAACCGGCGCGACGAGGCCATCAAACACTACAAAACCCACTTCCGCAACCCGCACACCACCTTCCAGATACAGATCACCCAG GAAGTGAACAGCAGGCAGTACTACGAGCAGAGTGCAGAGGCTCACCCTAAGGCCTACAGTGGACTGGCTGTGAGCGCCGGCTCTAATGGGGACTACAGCACCATAGGGCCTTTGCTGTCCCAGACCGTCATCACCACGGCAACCAGCACCGACACCCTCCTCACCGAAGTGTCCAAG GACAGCAGCGTGAACAATGGGATTGCAGTGGGTGCCGAGGAGACCGTGGGGCTATCACAGCAGGCCACGGGGCAGCAGACGCTTGTCCTTATGGACCCTGATGGGGAGACTGGTAGCCTGATATATGACACAACAGCCAGCATCATTACTGATCAG ggtggTGAAAGCCTGGACCAGAGCCTGATGCTGGAGAAGCAGATCCTGGAGCTCCACCAGCAGAACCAGGCACTCCGGGCCGACAAGGAGGCCACGGAGAAGAAGCTGCAGGCCGAGATCCAGCGCCTCAAAGACCAT GTGGCCAGCCTGGTGCAAGCCAATGTCAAGATGTttgaggagctgcagctgtacCGCACTGCAGATGGCAGTGAGCAGAGGATCAAGAAGCTT GTTGAGAGTCTGGAGGCTCAGCACCGCGAGCTGCTGCAGACCCAGTTGGCCACACTAAGGAAGGAGCTGCTGAACCGAGCTGGCGCGCTTCCCATCAACGGCCACACGGAGGTGCTGCAGCTCAGCCTGCCCCAGGAGGGCgaggaggcagagggggtggagggggcggggaccATGAGCATCTCCTTCCTGAGTGAGGATCAGAGCAGTGGGCAGGAGGGGGGCGATGGGCCCGCCCTTGCAGGACTGGAGATCATGGAGGTGCAGCTGGAGTCCAATCAGACGGAATCCGAAATCAAGATGGAGAGCCCCATTCCTGTTCAGGTCCCCGCTGCCACAGCCGCGGCTCCCATCTATCCTGTTGAGGTGCTGGAAGGGGAGCAGGCTGTGCTGTCGCCCGCGAAACGGCCCTCTGAGGGGGAGCCCGAGGGGACGGGAAAAACCAAACTTCAGCGCACCACCTGA
- the zgc:193801 gene encoding uncharacterized protein zgc:193801 isoform X1 encodes MAAFIAHPSVRIKGTEHSYNPVLCQDETCSAKAKGSHMHCPFCSIAEAYQDPVILRAHYRVKHVDKGIDFAGLKVLRCCNHCEIVGTIKGEKKFKGAHWHCYRCRNGFNRRDEAIKHYKTHFRNPHTTFQIQITQEVNSRQYYEQSAEAHPKAYSGLAVSAGSNGDYSTIGPLLSQTVITTATSTDTLLTEVSKDSSVNNGIAVGAEETVGLSQQATGQQTLVLMDPDGETGSLIYDTTASIITDQGGESLDQSLMLEKQILELHQQNQALRADKEATEKKLQAEIQRLKDHVASLVQANVKMFEELQLYRTADGSEQRIKKLVESLEAQHRELLQTQLATLRKELLNRAGALPINGHTEVLQLSLPQEGEEAEGVEGAGTMSISFLSEDQSSGQEGGDGPALAGLEIMEVQLESNQTESEIKMESPIPVQVPAATAAAPIYPVEVLEGEQAVLSPAKRPSEGEPEGTGKTKLQRTT; translated from the exons ATGGCGGCTTTTATC GCTCACCCCTCGGTGAGGATCAAAGGCACGGAGCACAGCTACAACCCGGTGCTGTGCCAGGACGAGACGTGCTCGGCCAAGGCCAAGGGCAGCCACATGCACTGCCCTTTCTGCAGCATCGCCGAGGCCTACCAGGACCCCGTCATCCTGCGGGCCCACTACCGCGTCAAGCACGTCGACAAGGGCATCGATTTCGCAG GCCTGAAGGTGCTGCGATGCTGCAACCATTGTGAGATTGTAGGCACCATCAAAGGGGAGAAGAAATTCAAGGGGGCCCACTGGCACTGCTACCGCTGCCGAAACGGCTTCAACCGGCGCGACGAGGCCATCAAACACTACAAAACCCACTTCCGCAACCCGCACACCACCTTCCAGATACAGATCACCCAG GAAGTGAACAGCAGGCAGTACTACGAGCAGAGTGCAGAGGCTCACCCTAAGGCCTACAGTGGACTGGCTGTGAGCGCCGGCTCTAATGGGGACTACAGCACCATAGGGCCTTTGCTGTCCCAGACCGTCATCACCACGGCAACCAGCACCGACACCCTCCTCACCGAAGTGTCCAAG GACAGCAGCGTGAACAATGGGATTGCAGTGGGTGCCGAGGAGACCGTGGGGCTATCACAGCAGGCCACGGGGCAGCAGACGCTTGTCCTTATGGACCCTGATGGGGAGACTGGTAGCCTGATATATGACACAACAGCCAGCATCATTACTGATCAG ggtggTGAAAGCCTGGACCAGAGCCTGATGCTGGAGAAGCAGATCCTGGAGCTCCACCAGCAGAACCAGGCACTCCGGGCCGACAAGGAGGCCACGGAGAAGAAGCTGCAGGCCGAGATCCAGCGCCTCAAAGACCAT GTGGCCAGCCTGGTGCAAGCCAATGTCAAGATGTttgaggagctgcagctgtacCGCACTGCAGATGGCAGTGAGCAGAGGATCAAGAAGCTT GTTGAGAGTCTGGAGGCTCAGCACCGCGAGCTGCTGCAGACCCAGTTGGCCACACTAAGGAAGGAGCTGCTGAACCGAGCTGGCGCGCTTCCCATCAACGGCCACACGGAGGTGCTGCAGCTCAGCCTGCCCCAGGAGGGCgaggaggcagagggggtggagggggcggggaccATGAGCATCTCCTTCCTGAGTGAGGATCAGAGCAGTGGGCAGGAGGGGGGCGATGGGCCCGCCCTTGCAGGACTGGAGATCATGGAGGTGCAGCTGGAGTCCAATCAGACGGAATCCGAAATCAAGATGGAGAGCCCCATTCCTGTTCAGGTCCCCGCTGCCACAGCCGCGGCTCCCATCTATCCTGTTGAGGTGCTGGAAGGGGAGCAGGCTGTGCTGTCGCCCGCGAAACGGCCCTCTGAGGGGGAGCCCGAGGGGACGGGAAAAACCAAACTTCAGCGCACCACCTGA